The sequence TCAGAAAAGGCCCGATTCAAACCTACCTTCCTGCCGTGTTCCCTTGGTCACGAGCGCGCTCTATATATCGGCTTGGTTTCCTCTGGATGGCCGGCCACTTGACCTGACCACCACCAGCAACAGcaccacgcacgcacgcacgcataaCTCACACGCGAGCCACAGGAACGACAGGACAGAGAGACATTGCCGCGCTGCGTTGCGTGCCACAGCCACACACACGAACTCCAGCGGCTGTGTTCCTGTGCGAGCGAGGCAATGCAAgcaagcaggagcaggagcaggagcaggatggGTTCTTTGCACCACCCGCGGTCACCGGAGGAGAACTACGTGAGGCTGCAGGGCCGGCGGGGGCGGCGGCGGGGGTTTCGGCTGTGCCCGAGGAACCGCTTCTTCTCCGTGCGGCGGCTGCGGGTCGAGCTGCTCACGTTCCTGGGCCTCGTCGGCCGCTACGTGCGCCTGCTCGTGCGGAAGCTGTCGGCTAGCAgcagcggcggcggtggcggctgCGCGCGGAGGACCGGCAGCAGAAGGGTTCTCGtcgtgacgacgacgacgacgactgccGGGAAGAAATAcaaggcgccggcgccggcgccgatcGTGCGGTCCAACTCCTTCTACTCCCAGGCCATCGCCGACTGCCTCGAGTTCATCAAGCGCAACTCCGTGCCCGCCGAGGACTACGGCAGCCTCAGCGCCCGGAGGTAAGTAGCCTAGTAGGCAGCTAGGCGCTCCAGGGCTCCAGGCTCCGTCGTCCGTCTGGAGCAGCTGGCAGCAGGACAACaggatcgaagaagaagaaacacGCTTACACGCTACCCGAGTGGCGTGGCCGTGGCACATACATATGCGTGTTCCCATCGGAGCCATACAGATGTGGATCTTCTGGTACATACACACGTACGGATGTAATAGAGTGTTTGAAACTTCTAGAGTTGCAAATGCATGTTGAACTTTTTTTTGATGGCATGTTCGTCTGCACACGCTTGCCATACATTTACCATCTATCGTGTCGTCGCTCAATGGCCTGTAGAGGGGAGTGGTGGCGGTACGAGTACGATCGACGCTGGAGCCATTTCTTAATTTTCGTCATGACCCGTGCGTTTATTCCTTTTTTTCCTGAATAAAATAAGCAAGCGATGACGACGGGACGGGCCGGGAGTGGTCTTTGACGTACGAAGCTTCTTAAATTTTCGTTTCTGTGTGCCCAGCTGAAAACGGGGTGGGGGTGTGGTTTCCGACCAACGCAAATTCCAGAAATGCTAAACAACCAAGTCTAGCCTGCCATTACTCTATTTTGtcttagggcatgtacagtggagagacactAAAACGGTTCTCTAAGCacaggagacaactaagagactctattgtacaatggagtgtctataaacgtagtctattaataaatacagaattaaatgtatttgtatagcatcagatcgatagaacagacgacaaattcgtacagtgggaagtgaggcgtctgttgttacttggtttacgagccagaggcgtctcttcacggagagacggctctaagatttttttgcaaataaccccctaaa is a genomic window of Zea mays cultivar B73 chromosome 5, Zm-B73-REFERENCE-NAM-5.0, whole genome shotgun sequence containing:
- the LOC100277464 gene encoding uncharacterized protein LOC100277464 is translated as MQASRSRSRSRMGSLHHPRSPEENYVRLQGRRGRRRGFRLCPRNRFFSVRRLRVELLTFLGLVGRYVRLLVRKLSASSSGGGGGCARRTGSRRVLVVTTTTTTAGKKYKAPAPAPIVRSNSFYSQAIADCLEFIKRNSVPAEDYGSLSARR